CCCCGGCGGCCACGTCCGGCTCCGGTTCACCGATCCCGCCGCCCACCGCGCCGCGGCCGACGCGCTCGCCGAGGCCGCCCGCGACGACGAGGCGCTCGCCCTGCGCGTGCCCAGCGACGGCAGCCAGCGCGCCCTGCGCTCGGTCCTCGACCGGCTGGACGCCGCCGGCGTCGCGGCCGACGAACTCACCGTCCACACCCCCGACCTCGACGACGTCTTCTTCGCCCTGACCGGCGCCCCCGCCCTCCCGGCCCAGACCGCCGCCCCCGCCGCCCCCACCGCCCAGGCCGCTTCCGCCGCTTCCGCCAAGGAGAACGCACGATGAGCCAGCTCGCCCTCGCCGTCCGCGACTCGTCCACCATGCTGCGGCGCAACCTGCTGCACGCCCGGCGCTACCCGTCGCTCACCCTGAACCTGCTGCTCACCCCGGTGATGCTGCTCCTGCTGTTCGTCTACGTCTTCGGCGGCGCGATGAGCGGCGGCCTGGGCCGCTCCGCCTACGTCACCTACCTGGTGCCCGGCATCCTGATGATGACCATCGGTTCGACCGTGATCGGCACCGCCGTCTCGATGGCGACCGACATGAACGAGGGCATCGTCGCCCGGTTCCGCACCATGGCGATCCACCGCGGCTCGGTGCTGTTCGGGCGGGTGGCCGGCAGCGTGCTGCAGTCGGTGGCCAGCGTGGTGCTGGTCGGCGCGGTCGGGGTGGCGATCGGCTTCCGCTCGCACGACGCGAACCTGCTGGAGTGGCTGGCCGCGTTCGGCCTGCTCGCCCTGGTCGCCCTGGCGCTCACCTGGATCGCCGTCGGCATGGGCCTGGGCAGCCCCAACGCGGAGGCCGCCAGCAACGCCGCGATGCCGCTGATCCTGCTGCCGATGATCTCCAGCGCCTTCGTCCCGCTGCACTCGATGCCCGGCTGGTTCCAGCCGGTCGCCCAGTACCAGCCGTTCACCCCCGCCATCGAGACACTGCGCGGCCTGCTGCTGGGCACCGGCATCGGCAACAACTGGTGGATCGCCCTGCTGTGGTGCGCGGCCCTCACCGTCCTCGGCTACCGCTGGTCCCGCGCCCAGTTCGACCGCGACCCGCGGTAACCACCGCCCGCACCACACCCCCGGAGCCCTTCCGGCGGCACGTCGAACCACCCGCACGGCAACGCGGTCGCCGCGGCGCGGGAAGGTGGATGACGAGCCGTCGGAAGGGCCGTTCCGCGTGCGCGCCCCGCACGCCTGCGGGCCCGTGACCGCCATCGCCGCTGCCGCGTGTGCGGGGGGACGGTGGGAGACGGGTGGCGCGGAGGGCGCTGCGGTGCCGGGGGTCGACCGCCCGGACGCCCGGGGTCCGCGGATCGCGGCGCTGCCGCGTGGTGCGGCGCGGCTGTGGCCGCCGCCGTTCCGGACCTGGTGCGAACTGCGAGGAAACGAACTGCACGAGCTGCGCGAGCTGCACGAGCCACGTGTGGTGCGGGTGCCGACCGGACCTCAGTGGTCGGCCGGGGCGTCGGGCGTCGTCATCCGCCACCGTCGGCGTCCGCTCCCGGTCGGTGGCCCGCCCCGGGGGCGGTGGTCCGCCCCGTTCCGGGTCAGGTGGTTCAGTGTCCGGCGGCCCCCTGCGTCCAGACCGGGTCGAGGACGAGGGCGGTGAGCGCCTCGCCGTTCAGCACCGGCGGCCCGGTGTACAGGTCCTGGCCGTGCCCGGGGAGCGGGACGTTGCCGGACTCGGCCGCGATGACGGTGCCGTCGGTGCGGTACAGGTCGGCCCGCCACACCTGCGGGAGGTCCGCCGGCGCCGGCGCGAGGGAGAGCACCAGGGTGCTGCCGTCCGGCTGCCGGGTGGCGGAGCAGCCCGGCAGGTTGTTGCACGGGTCGGCCAGCTGCCCGGTCCCGTTCGGCAGGTGCATGATGCTGAGCTGCACGGTGCCGGTCTTCGTGCCGTTGGTGACGGTGTACCCCGCGCCGATCGTCTCCGGCAGGGGTCGGCTCGGCGCCGGGGTCCCGCCCTGGAGTTCGGCCAGCCTCTTCCGCTCCTCCGCGTCGGCGCCCGTGCTCCGGCTGTCGACCAGCGTCGGCCGGCCGTCCGCGTGGTACCCGGTCGGGAAGCGGCTGCTGAGCAGGTCGGCGATCTCCGCGGGCGTGGTCGGCCCGGTACGGACGGTCGACGCGGAGAGGGAGGCGGACACGGAGGCCGTGCCCTGGCCGGCCGGGCCCACCGCGGCTGTGCTCGACGGGCCGCCCGCGAGGGCGGTCGCGCCGAACACCGCGACCGCGGCCACCGCGGCGGCGCTGCCCGTGACGGCGGCGAGCCGCAGCCCCCGGCGGCGGCGGCCGCGGTGCAGCAGCTCGGCCACCGGGGCCGGTCCGGCGGTGCCGTGACGGCCCGCCAGGTCCCGCAGCGCGCGGGACATCTCCTGGTCTTCGATGTCGTTCATCGTGTGATGTTCTCCTGCTTCTTCGACTGGATCAGCTGGGTCGCCCGGACCGGCGCCCAGTCCGACGGCCGGTCCGACGGCCGGTCCGACGACCGGTCCGCCGGGCGGACCTCCGACAGGGCGGTGCGCAGCCGGGCCACCGCCCGGAAGTGCTGGCTCTTGACGGTGCCGACCGAGCAGCCGAGGATCGCGGCGGTGTCCTTCTCCGACAGGTCCTCGAAGTGCCGCAGTACGACCACCGCCCTCTGGCGGGGCGGTAGTTCGCGCAGCGCCCGGTACAGCTCGTCCGAAGCCTCCGGCGCCGTCGGACCCCCGTTGGGGGCGTCCGGCGGTTCGGCGATGAGCAGTTCCCTACGACGTCGCCGCCACCAGCTGATGTGGTTGTTGACCAGCATCCGCCGCAGGTAGGCGTGCGGGTCGTCGGTCCGCATCCGGCGCCAGCGCACGTACAGCTTGACCAGGCAGTCCTGGAGGAGTTCCTCCCCCCGGTGCCGGTCACCCGCGATCAGCGTCGCGGTGCGCAGGTGCCGGGGCCAGGCGGTCCCGACGAAATCGGCGTAGGCGTCGTCCTCGGTTTCTCGACTCACACCGACCAGACGTCCGGGCCCGGCGGAAAGGTTGTCAGCCCCGCCGACGAACTGCGGCCCGGGCCGCCACCGTCCCGGGGTCCGGCTCGGGGCCCGGATCGGGGCCGGTTCGGGGTCGGTTCGGGGTCCGTCCCGGATGGCCCGGCGCGGCCCGAGCGGAAGACTCTTTCACGTCAGCGGGCAAGCAGCGCAGGGAAGTTGGGGAGGCCGGGGATGAGCACGAGGATGATG
This is a stretch of genomic DNA from Kitasatospora fiedleri. It encodes these proteins:
- a CDS encoding ABC transporter permease, with amino-acid sequence MSQLALAVRDSSTMLRRNLLHARRYPSLTLNLLLTPVMLLLLFVYVFGGAMSGGLGRSAYVTYLVPGILMMTIGSTVIGTAVSMATDMNEGIVARFRTMAIHRGSVLFGRVAGSVLQSVASVVLVGAVGVAIGFRSHDANLLEWLAAFGLLALVALALTWIAVGMGLGSPNAEAASNAAMPLILLPMISSAFVPLHSMPGWFQPVAQYQPFTPAIETLRGLLLGTGIGNNWWIALLWCAALTVLGYRWSRAQFDRDPR
- a CDS encoding SigE family RNA polymerase sigma factor, whose translation is MSRETEDDAYADFVGTAWPRHLRTATLIAGDRHRGEELLQDCLVKLYVRWRRMRTDDPHAYLRRMLVNNHISWWRRRRRELLIAEPPDAPNGGPTAPEASDELYRALRELPPRQRAVVVLRHFEDLSEKDTAAILGCSVGTVKSQHFRAVARLRTALSEVRPADRSSDRPSDRPSDWAPVRATQLIQSKKQENITR